In Mercenaria mercenaria strain notata chromosome 13, MADL_Memer_1, whole genome shotgun sequence, a single window of DNA contains:
- the LOC123529608 gene encoding uncharacterized protein LOC123529608: MKKGIILLLIQECVLQLAMARLNLTLTRTVCGDYYNMDDIGESYLTYNGAQVVFMEECRVQFQNYKTYAKQTCVKLLSINFGSCATTMEYYNSGYFSQYVKPEKRFSCQDYSYDEWCGDTRTDILNIVFRTSLERSRDSIQLHVYLKDLPKEDDPWETDSSTDVGLIIPAVCAVVVLITISSIVIACKVAQARRMQSLPRTPYSYQTTSGPGNTQTAPGDMNSPQPISGYQSPQQYQSQPPTQGSYQLHPMQSAYPINQQQGSNQVPGYQPVPQADSGLQNPAGFQQPSAPPPDVSTDAPPSYESVTK; this comes from the exons ATGAAGAAAGGCATCATTTTACTGTTAATACAAGAATGTGTGTTACAGTTAGCCATGGCAC GCCTGAATTTGACTCTTACCAGAACTGTGTGTGGTGATTACTACAACATGGATGATATAGGGGAATCATATTTGACATATAATGGAGCGCAAGTAGTATTTATGGAGGAGTGTAGGGTGCAGTTCCAGAACTATAAAACATATGCCAAACAAACCTGTGTTAAACTATTGAGTATAAATTTTGGCAGCTGCGCTACAACGATGGAATATTATAATAGTGGCTATTTTTCACAATATGTGAAGCCAGAG AAACGATTTTCTTGTCAAGATTATTCTTATGATGAATGGTGTGGGGATACAAGGacagatattttaaatatagtgTTCCGGACATCCCTAGAAAGATCTAGGGATAGTATACAACTACATGTGTATCTTAAAGACT TACCAAAAGAAGATGATCCATGGGAGACAGATTCATCTACTGACGTTGGTTTAATTATTCCAGCGGTGTGTGCGGTGGTAGTGCTGATAACAATATCTTCGATTGTTATAGCATGCAAAGTTGCCCAGGCACGAAGAATGCAGTCATTGCCGAGAACTCCATATTCGTATCAAACTACTAGTGGACCAGGGAATACACAAACAG CTCCAGGAGATATGAATTCACCACAGCCGATATCTGGTTACCAGTCTCCACAGCAATATCAGTCCCAACCTCCAACACAAGGCAGCTACCAGCTGCATCCTATGCAAAGTGCTTATCCAATTAATCAACAGCAGGGATCTAATCAAGTGCCTGGCTACCAGCCTGTACCGCAGGCTGATTCTGGACTCCAGAACCCTGCTGGTTTTCAGCAACCATCAG